Proteins from one Chroicocephalus ridibundus chromosome 16, bChrRid1.1, whole genome shotgun sequence genomic window:
- the SLC25A34 gene encoding solute carrier family 25 member 34, producing the protein MAAGGGALAPFPGSPPASLHEFPYPPQNRPRVARGSPTGGVPPAIDLVLGAAAGCLACVLTNPLEVVKTRLQLQGELQPPGTYPRPYRGVLRAVGAVCRADGLRGLQKGLAAGLLYQGLMNGVRFYCYSCAEDAGWTRYPGGTVAAGAVAGAVGAFVGSPAYLVKTHLQAQTLSAVAVGHQHNHENIARAFESIYKQHGVAGLWRGVTGAVPRVAVGSAAQLATFASAKDWVCERQWFGEGSWAAVLAGGMVSGVAVAVTMTPFDVVSTRLYNQPVDADGTGKLYRGFLDCIFQISSKEGLLGLYKGIGAVYLRLGPHTVLSLFFWDELRKMVQHQQPPGP; encoded by the exons ATGGCGGCGGGTGGCGGGGCCCTCGCAcccttccccggctccccccccgcctccctgcaTGAATTCCCTTATCCCCCCCAAAACAGACCCCGCGTCGCCCGGGGTTCTCCGACGGGGGGGGTCCCGCCGGCCATCGATTTGGTGCTGGGAGCCGCGGCCGGCTGCTTGGCCTGCGTCCTCACCAACCCCTTGGAGGTGGTCAAGACGcggctgcagctgcagggggaACTGCAGCCCCCCGGCACCTACCCCCGGCCCTACCGGGGGGTGCTGCGGGCGGTGGGGGCCGTGTGCCGGGCCgacgggctgcgggggctgcagaAGGGCCTGGCCGCCGGCCTCCTCTACCAGGGGCTGATGAACGGCGTCCGGTTTTATTGCTATTCCTGCGCCGAGGACGCCGGCTGGACGCGGTATCCCGGGGGTACCGTGGCCGCCGGGGCCGTGGCCGGGGCGGTGGGAGCCTTCGTGGGCAGCCCCGCGTACCTG GTCAAGACCCACCTCCAAGCCCAGACGCTGTCGGCCGTGGCCGTGGGCCACCAGCACAACCATGAG aaCATCGCCAGGGCTTTCGAGAGTATCTACAAGCAGCACGGGGTGGCGGGGCTGTGGCGGGGGGTGACGGGGGCCGTGCCCCGGGTGGCCGTGGGCTCGGCCGCGCAACTCGCCACCTTCGCCTCCGCCAAGGACTGGGTCTGCGAGCGCCAG TGGTTCGGGGAGGGCAGCTGGGCGGCGGTGCTGGCGGGGGGCATGGTGAGCGGCGTGGCCGTGGCGGTGACGATGACGCCCTTCGACGTGGTCAGCACCCGGCTCTACAACCAGCCGGTGGACGCCGACGGCACG GGCAAGCTCTACCGGGGTTTTTTGGACTGCATCTTCCAAATCTCCAGCAAAGAGGGGCTGCTGGGCTTGTACAAGGGCATCGGCGCCGTCTACCTCCGCCTCGGCCCCCACACCGTCCTCAGCCTCTTCTTTTGGGACGAGCTCAGGAAGATggtgcagcaccagcagcccccggggccgTAG
- the TMEM82 gene encoding transmembrane protein 82 isoform X2, with amino-acid sequence MFSLGSWLPALPGLAWGWVLLDALLQGLVGACAVLVLCSLLKVYLYIQSLNDPERQAEKEAIRAQRWVLELLHAVVLTALLALVGSRVAALVVLEFSLRAVSTVLSLGKGAHSSQLYLLCQYSLGCGVSCGLSFLLEGAPHRTCNLALAAGLAGLLATYTQRLARHVCTLYELHSQARYCGICIFLLAAGHGIPRLLRNALAVTFAVADLAAVALINRDFLSTAEAIRFWTPLTICYTLLVVYMQEESRQSTGGRAVYQTVLVRMGGLFILLLTVGRWTDVFHVLVSLLGELWCLLRAGVMLEACWRQDFAQQPRLDRRLGSGSGSQETS; translated from the exons atgttttctctgggGTCCTGGCTGCCGGCGTTGCCCgggctggcgtggggctgggtgctgctggatgCCCTCCTGCAAG GGTTGGTGGGTGCCTGTGCCGTCTTGGTGCTCTGCAGCCTCCTGAAGGTTTATCTCTACATCCAGAGCCTGAA tgACCCGGAGAGGCAGGCGGAGAAGGAGGCGATCCGGGCGCAGCGGtgggtgctggagctgctgcatgcGGTGGTGCTGACggccctgctggccctggtgGGCTCCCGCGTGGCCGCGCTGGTGGTCCTGGAGTTCTCCCTGCGCGCCGTCTCCACCGTCCTCTCCCTCGGCAAG GGCGCCCACAGCAGCCAGCTCTACCTGCTGTGCCAGTACTCGCTGGGCTGCGGCGTGTCCTGCGGCCTCAGCTTCTTGCTGGAAGGGGCTCCCCACAGGACCTGCAACCTGGCGCTGGCGGCAGGGCTAGCGGGGCTGCTGGCCACCTACACCCAGCGTCTGGCTCGCCACGTCTGCACCCTCTACGAGCTGCACAGCCAAGCGCGTTACTGCGGTATCTGCATCTTCCTCCTCGCCGCCGGTCACGGCATCCCCCGGCTGCTGCGGAATGCTTTGGCCGTCACCTTCGCCGTGGCCGACCTGGCCGCCGTGGCGCTCATCAACCGGGATTTCCTCTCCACGGCGGAGGCCATACGCTTCTGGACGCCGCTCACCATCTGCTACACGCTGCTGGTCGTCTACATGCAAG AGGAGTCGCGGCAGAGCACGGGCGGGCGGGCAGTTTACCAGACGGTGCTGGTACGGATGGGCggcctcttcatcctcctcctcaccgtCGGCCGGTGGACCGACGTCTTCCACGTCCTCGTCTcgctgctgggagagctctggtGCCTGCTCCGAGCCGGCGTCATGCTGGAGGCGTGCTGGCGGCAG GATTTCGCCCAGCAGCCTCGGTTGGACAGGCGGTTGGGATCAGGATCGGGATCGCAGGAGACGTCCTGA
- the TMEM82 gene encoding transmembrane protein 82 isoform X1, with the protein MIYQPGGAAPSLRPADLGAGAWSRRGSSPPKMFSLGSWLPALPGLAWGWVLLDALLQGLVGACAVLVLCSLLKVYLYIQSLNDPERQAEKEAIRAQRWVLELLHAVVLTALLALVGSRVAALVVLEFSLRAVSTVLSLGKGAHSSQLYLLCQYSLGCGVSCGLSFLLEGAPHRTCNLALAAGLAGLLATYTQRLARHVCTLYELHSQARYCGICIFLLAAGHGIPRLLRNALAVTFAVADLAAVALINRDFLSTAEAIRFWTPLTICYTLLVVYMQEESRQSTGGRAVYQTVLVRMGGLFILLLTVGRWTDVFHVLVSLLGELWCLLRAGVMLEACWRQVRWRGGGGVTSPPRRRGDGPAAAPRPR; encoded by the exons ATGATTTACCAGCCCGGGGGGGCCGCTCCCAGCCTCCGCCCCGCGGACCTTGGAGCCGGGGCCTGGTCACGCCGTGGCTCCTCTCcaccaaaaatgttttctctgggGTCCTGGCTGCCGGCGTTGCCCgggctggcgtggggctgggtgctgctggatgCCCTCCTGCAAG GGTTGGTGGGTGCCTGTGCCGTCTTGGTGCTCTGCAGCCTCCTGAAGGTTTATCTCTACATCCAGAGCCTGAA tgACCCGGAGAGGCAGGCGGAGAAGGAGGCGATCCGGGCGCAGCGGtgggtgctggagctgctgcatgcGGTGGTGCTGACggccctgctggccctggtgGGCTCCCGCGTGGCCGCGCTGGTGGTCCTGGAGTTCTCCCTGCGCGCCGTCTCCACCGTCCTCTCCCTCGGCAAG GGCGCCCACAGCAGCCAGCTCTACCTGCTGTGCCAGTACTCGCTGGGCTGCGGCGTGTCCTGCGGCCTCAGCTTCTTGCTGGAAGGGGCTCCCCACAGGACCTGCAACCTGGCGCTGGCGGCAGGGCTAGCGGGGCTGCTGGCCACCTACACCCAGCGTCTGGCTCGCCACGTCTGCACCCTCTACGAGCTGCACAGCCAAGCGCGTTACTGCGGTATCTGCATCTTCCTCCTCGCCGCCGGTCACGGCATCCCCCGGCTGCTGCGGAATGCTTTGGCCGTCACCTTCGCCGTGGCCGACCTGGCCGCCGTGGCGCTCATCAACCGGGATTTCCTCTCCACGGCGGAGGCCATACGCTTCTGGACGCCGCTCACCATCTGCTACACGCTGCTGGTCGTCTACATGCAAG AGGAGTCGCGGCAGAGCACGGGCGGGCGGGCAGTTTACCAGACGGTGCTGGTACGGATGGGCggcctcttcatcctcctcctcaccgtCGGCCGGTGGACCGACGTCTTCCACGTCCTCGTCTcgctgctgggagagctctggtGCCTGCTCCGAGCCGGCGTCATGCTGGAGGCGTGCTGGCGGCAGGTGAgatggcgggggggcgggggggtcaccTCCCCGCCACGACGCCGGGGTGATGGGCCGGCGGCAGCCCCGAGGCCACGGTGA
- the FBLIM1 gene encoding filamin-binding LIM protein 1: MRPGNSSHRSGSSMASATLPGKAEKRIASSVFITLVPPRREVATKEQTQRVTRPIGAEVPATHRPRSPPPPSPALPNGETPPAAPVPSSLPVLVLSEAPQPLSAEALGPALQQLDLAAPTTLQAPSAFPAELRPPKFCQEQAGKRQDANGYLERDGSRDICAFCHKAVGPREPTVEAMRKQYHADCFTCRTCHQLLAGQRYYQKDGRPMCDACYQATLEKCAKCRGLIAERIVRALGKGYHPGCFSCAACGRAIGAESFAVDEQDEVYCVADFYRKYAAVCSACEQPIIPHEDKDTYKIECLGRSFHEGCYRCESCGTPLSPEPTENGCYPLGDHLLCKSCHVRRRNESSC; this comes from the exons ATGAGACCAGGCAACTCATCACACAG GTCCGGCTCTTCCATGGCTTCGGCGACGCTGCCGGGGAAAGCGGAGAAGAGGATCGCTTCGTCTGTCTTCATCACCCTGGTGCCACCGCGGAGGGAGGTGGCCACCAAGGAGCAAACCCAAAGGGTGACGCGGCCCATCGGTGCTGAGGTCCCGGCCACCCATCGCCCCCGGAGCCCACCACCACCGTCCCCCGCGTTGCCCAATGGAG aaacccccccagcagcccccgtgCCTTCGTCCCTGCCGGTCCTCGTCCTCTCCGAAGCGCCCCAGCCCTTGTCTGCAGAGGCGCTGGGTCCGGCGCTGCAGCAACTGGACctggcagcacccaccaccctccaG GCCCCTTCCGCCTTCCCCGCTGAATTGAGGCCACCCAAATTTTGCCAGGAGCAAGCAGGCAAGCGGCAGGATGCAAATGGGTACCTGGAGAGGGACGGCTCCAGAG acaTCTGCGCCTTCTGCCACAAAGCGGTGGGGCCGCGGGAGCCGACGGTGGAGGCGATGCGGAAGCAGTACCACGCCGACTGCTTCACCTGCCGGAcctgccaccagctcctggcCGGCCAGCGCTACTACCAAAAAGACGGGCGCCCCATGTGTGACGCCTGCTACCAG GCCACGCTGGAGAAATGCGCCAAGTGCCGGGGGCTGATCGCGGAGCGCATCGTCCGTGCCCTGGGCAAGGGCTACCACCCCGGCTGCTTCTCCTGCGCCGCCTGCGGCCGGGCCATCGGCGCTGAGAGCTTTGCCGTGGACGAGCAGGACGAGGTGTACTGCGTGGCTGACTTTTACAG GAAATACGCCGCGGTTTGCAGTGCCTGCGAGCAGCCCATcatcccccacgaggacaaggaCACCTACAAGATCGAGTGCCTGGGACGCAGTTTCCACGAGGGCTGCTACCGCTGCGAG aGCTGCGGGACACCCCTGTCGCCGGAGCCGACGGAGAACGGGTGCTACCCCCTGGGCGACCACCTTCTCTGCAAGTCCTGCCACGTCCGCCGGCGAAACGAGTCATCCTGCTAG